The segment CGGGAGCGCCGGCGTGCGGCCCGCGCCCGGGAGCGCCGGCGTCTCGCCGGCCTCACGGACCACGCGACACGCGATCGCCTCGCCGCTCCCGGAAAACAAGCCGGCTTCGTCGGCGAGCGGATCCAGCACCATGGCCACCTGCCACGGCCGGCCGAACCAGGTCGCATGCGTCCGGCGATCGGTCCCCGAGAGAAAGACGCCCAGCCCCGGGTGCGTGTGGTACCAGCCCACGATCTCCAGATCGGGCTCCAGCGCCGCGCGCCCGGCAAAGACGTGCTCCCACGCCGCGGGCGTGAACACCAGGTGCACCGCCGAACCCGCGGCGTCCCGGGCCGGGAGCGCCGCGCAGATCTCGACCGCGTAGCAATCGTCCCGCCGGACGCAGCGCCCGTACAGGATCCCGCCCACCTCCCGCCCGGGGCTTCCATCGCCGTGGCGGCGGGCCGCCGCGAGGGCCGCGGCGCGCACCGCGACCTCGACAGGCAAGGCAGGCTCCTCGGCCGGGGATTCGTCTCGCCAGACGAGGCCGCCCGGACTCATCGGAAACAACCAGGCCGGCAGGGACGCCGGCCCCACCAAGGATCGCGTGGCGCCGGCCTCCGCGAGAGTGACGCCGGCCCCCGTGCGAGTGGCGCCGGCCCCCGTGCGAGTGGCGCCGGCCCCCGCGAGAGTGGCGCCGGCCTCCGCGAGAGTGGCGCCGGCCTCCGCGAGAGTGGCGCCGGCCTCCGCGAGAGTGGCGCCGGCCTCCGTGCCGGCGTCTCTACCGTCATCCGCGCTGGTCTTGCCAGACGATGCGCCGCTTGGCCGGCACCGGTTCGGCCGTCGGGCCGCCGCCGAAGGGATCGGCCTGCAGCGGGAACAGCGCCATGTGCGCCTCGACCCAGTCGGCGGCCTCCGCGTTGGCCACGCTGTCGAGGTCGAAGTACTCGGGTTCGCAGCGGATGAAGCTGGCCACCCGGACGATCAGGTTATCGAGGCCCTCGCCCACCACCCAGCGATGGCCGATGCACACGTCGCTGGTGGCATGGACGTGCGGGTGGAAGATCGGCGTGAGAAGCCGCACATGCGGCGGCGCCAGCGGGTAGGCCGCCGGGATCCTGATCTCGAGCTTGTGCTCGTCCCGGAAGACCGGCGCGTCGCCCTCCAGCCGCTCGATGCCCTTGCAGCGCAAGGTGAGCAGGTACTTCTGCGGCGGCGTGCCGGTGGCTTTCGTGATGGTCAGGGCGCCGCCGCTCCGGGCCGCGAGAGCCTGGAGCTTGCCGTGATCCACCGCGAGCCTGCGCGTGCGGGCGTCTTCGGGCGGCATGGCCTAGGCCCCGGCCTCCAGCAACGGCACGACCTCGAGGATGTCGCCCGTGCGGACGCCTGCGGCGTGCAGGGCGTCGCGAGCCCCCAGTTGCTTGCCGAGGCGATCCAGGCGGATGGTGAAGTCGGTGTCGCCCGGCAGCTTCCAGTTGTGGCGGCTGGCCTCGATGAGCTCCTCGACGGTGTAGTCGCTGGGCAGCGTGACCTGCGCCTGGCGGCTCCGGTCGAGCGTGCGGATGGTCAACGTCATCGTATCGTCCAAGGCTTCCTCCCAGTCATAGCAGCGTTCCGCCCAGCAGGACATCGCGCGTCCGGGTCCCGTGGACCCGGACGACATGGTGCGCGGGCACTCCCAGCTCATGCAACGGTCTATCCGCGATCGACATTTCGCTCTCGATCCAGGAGACCCAGTCGACCGCGCGTTCGTTCCCGCAGCCCGGACACAGGGCATCTTCGCGCCGCAACCGCGGCCGCGGGACCAGGACCGCTTCCGGGCCGCACCGCACGCACACGAGCGCGGTGACGAGCTCGAAACCCAGTTCCACCGCGCCCTCCTCGCCGCCGAGCAGATCGCGGGCCGACACACCGTGGGGCGCCCCCGCGGACTCGACCGGGCCCAGCACGCCATGCGCGCAGCAGTCGGGATTGCCCGGCAGATCGTCTACCTCCAGCCGATAGGGCGCCAGCTGCGCCGTCAGCCGCTGGCCCGGGCGCAATCCGCCGTCCTGGCCATGCAGGATGGCGACGGCCTCGCCGGCCAGCAAGGCGCCGGCAAGGGCGGCCGAGACGGCGGTCGTGGGCACGCCGCCGCCGCGGCCCTGCCGCGCCAGGCCGGCGCAGGAGAACCGCTCGGCGAAGCGCCGGCTCATCTCGGGCGTCATGTGGCATTCGTAGCAGGCGCCCGCCCGCGGATCGTAGCGCGCCACCTGGCAAGCCGCGACGCCCAGCCCGCCGTCGAGCCAGGGCGTGCCGGCCCGCATCGCCAGGCGATTGAGGGCGAAGCGGGCGTTGACCGAATCCAGGCAGCCCACGGCTAGCCGCGCGGCGCGCACCAGACCGAGGCCCACGTCGCACCACAGGTCGCCGGCCAGGGGCACGAAGCGGCCTTCCGGGTGGAGGTCGGCCAGGCGCTCCGCGGCGACCGCCGCCTTCGGCCGGCCCACGTCGCCGGGCCTGAAGAGCACGCTGCGCACCAGGTTGGACTCCTCTATGCGGTCGAAGTCCACCAGGATCAGCCGGCCGACGCCCAGCAACGCCAGGTTCTTCGCCGCCTCGTTGCCGAGGGCGCCGCAGCCCGCCACCAGGACCGTCGCGGCGGCAAGCCGCTCCTGGTCCCAGCCGGCGATCTGCCGGTGGCGCGCGAAGCGCGATCGGTCGGGCAGCGCGAAGGTCATGGCGAGCGCTCCCGCAGCGTGGCCACGAAGACCGTGGCGGCGCGCCGGCAGTTGCAGCACGCGCCCGCGTTGTGCTCCCGCAGGTACCGCCAGCTCTCGAGGTGGTAGCCGGTGCCGCAGGAGCGGCAGACCACCGCCCGATCGCCCGCCCGCAGGACCCGGCCGTCGAGAGGATCCACGCAGCCCACCAGGTCCATCGCGGCGCGCCGGTCGAAAAGTGCCGCGCCCGCCAGCCCCCAGGTCGCCGCCCCCGCCAGCCTCCGGCTGGCCGCGCCCCGCGGCGCCCGGCCGGCCGCCCGCCCCCGGCCCGGCGGGCCTTGCGGCTCCCGCAGCACCCAGGCGCGGGGCAGCATGGCCTCGGCAGAGAACGCGAAAGAGTCCACCCCGATGCCGCCGGCATCGCAGAAGGGCGGCAACTCGGCCAGGCTCCCCGCCCACGCGCGTGCCCCGATGCGCTGCTCGCGCAACAACTCCTCCATCCACTCCGCTTGCAATGCGACCCCGAGGAAGTATTTTCCCGCGGTTATACGCTGAATAACTGCTTTGACGAAGAATTAATGGATGATTTTGATCGCGTCGGGGGACTTGGGCAGGATCTCCAGGCCGTAGCGGGGATGATCCTTGAGGAGGCCCCGGGCCTGGAGCGTCTGGCCGACGTACGTGGCCGGATCCTGGGCTACCCGCAGCCAGCGGTGCACCTCCGAGGCGAAGATCACGAGCTTGAAACCTTTGAACGGGTTCGAGTCGCCGTGGAACTTGACGAAGTGCGTGCCGGTGGCGGCCGAGACGTGGTGGGAGAGCACCTTCCCCTCGAAGACCACCGCCATGTTGACGTGCCCGGGCAGATCCTCGAGGCGGACTATCTTTCCGCGCTCGTCCGCCGCGGGCGCCGCCGCGGCCTGCAAGCCGAGCACGACGTACGTGAGCTCGGAGGTGAAGCGGCAATTGCAGCAGGCGCCCGCATTGTGGGCCAGCAGGAAGTCCCAGCTCGCCTGGTGGTAGCCGGTGCCGCACGAGAGGCACACGACGACGCGTTCGCCCGGTTCGAGGAGCGTGCCGTCGAGGGGATCGACGCAACCCGCCAGATCCGGCGGAGCGCCGGCCGCCTGGCCGGGCGAACTCTCCTCCCAGCGGATGACTCCGCGGCCCTTGCGGGGCATCAGCCTATTTCCTCGCCGCCCAGTTCCACCCAGCGCCGCCAGGACATCAGGTTCGACTGGCCGTCGATCGCCACGGCCAGGTGGGAGTGGCGCAGGAACTCGACCATGATCGGCTCGCCGTCGCGCTTGCGGCGCAGGAGTTCGGCCTGCACGTAGTACACGTCCTCGCCCAGGTGAAGTTTCACCAGGCCGGGCGAGAGATCGAGCCCGCCGATCGCCCCGATGATCGATTCCACCTTGTTATCCCAGAGATCCCGCGCATACGGCGCCAGCGTGCGCTGCAGGTAAAACGAGCCCAGGAAGGCGGGAATCGCCAGGATTGCCGCGATGAAACCCAGGCCCCCGTCCTCGGCCAGATAGGACCAGGTTCCGAGGCCGGCGACCACGGCGATCGCCAGGATCTGGCCGCCGCGGCACATGACCACGCGGCGCAGCAGATAGAGGCGTTCCCGGGTCTTCAGGGCGCGTGACCCCTTGAAGATGGTGCCGCCGCGGCTCACGGAACGATCTGCTTCTCCCGCGCCCGATCCAGGAACGCCTCGGCGCGCTCCGCCGACGGGAACTCCATGCGCACCGTCACGGTCGGCCACGGCGTGCCGTCGACCTCCACCATGCCGCAGCGCCGGTAGAAGACGTGGCTGTCCGACTTGATCAGGGCGTCGAGGAAGAAGTTCATCTTGCGGGTGCGGGCCTCGGTGATCGCCAGGGCGAGGGCGGCGGTGCCGAAGCCGGCCAGAGGGCTGCTCGGGTGCTTCTCGAGGTACGCGAGTTCCAGGGCGTCCGGGCGATCCTTGGGCCGGTCGCAAAGCGCCATGGCGCCGACGATTTGCGCCGGGCTGTCCGGGAACGGCAAGGTCTCGAGCACCTCCAGCCTGAGCGGCTTGTCGTAGTTGACCGTCGCCCGGGTCGGGCGGCCGCGGGATCGGCTCTCGACGAGGCCCAGCCAGTCGAAGTAGGTGGGCGCGGGCCACGTGCTCAACGCCATCACGTCGGCCGGCATCAAGCGCCGCATGATGCACGGCACGCGTTCCCCGTCGGGACCGGCGAGCATCACCCACGACAGGAAGCCGGTCGGCGGCCGCACCACCGCCCTGGGCTCGGCGACGGCGACTCGTCGCTGCTTCCTGCCCAGGAAGTGGTCCAGAAACCCCATGAAGCCATCGTAACGCTAATTACGACGGATTCAAATCAACTTTCCTTGCGGGCCTTCCTGACCTTCTCGACCAGGTCCGACAGTGCCGCTTCGGTCGGCCTTTCGCCCGACAGGTCGGCCTTGTCCCGAAACTCCTCCGAGATGGCGTTGAGGGCCGCCAGGGACTGCGGCGTGCGCGCGAAGCCCGTCACGGTGACGAAGGTCTTCCCGTCGCCCAGATCCTTGGTCCCGATCAGGCTGTCAGGCACCTCGCGGCGGATCAACGCCTTCAGGTCGGCCAGGTCCTCGGTCGCGACGACGAAGTCGACCGACGCGCTCATCTAGGGCTTTTCGGCCGCCGGCGGGTTGGCGCCCTCGAACTGCTTCTGCAAATCGGGAGTGTTGAACTCCTCGTAGTTGACGCCCCCAGCGAGCTTGCCCTTGATGTCGCCCCACTGCTCGGCGCTGATGTAGACCTTCTGGTTGCCCCAGAGCGGGTGGTTGATCTGCACCGGGCGGTTCTGGATCTTCTGCGGATCGGAAGATTTCATCCCCCAGACCGCGCCGCCCAGCGCGCCGATGACGGCCAGGCCCCAGACGACCGGTCCGCCGGCGATGCCCGCCAGCACCAGGGCGCCGCCCGCCGCGCCGCCCAGGACGCCGCCCAGCATGCCGCGCTTGGCGGTGCGTCCGACCGCGCCCATCTCGAACTCGGTGGGCTTGTCACGGTAGTTGAAGTTAAGGCTCGGCATGCGGACGTCCCCTCTTACCAGCTTACTTACACGTCTATTCTATCGGGTTCCCGGGCCTCCCTCCTGCTAAACTTTTGCACATGCCTCACTTCGCGTTGACGGCCATCGGCGAGGACCAGCCCGGCATCGTCTCGGCCGTCACCGAGCCGCTGGCACGGCTGGGCTGCAACCTCGAGGACTCGAGCTCCTGCATCCTGCGCGGGCATTTCGCCGTCATGCTCATCCTGGCCGCGCCGGCCGGCCTGGAGGCCGCCGGCATCGCCGCCGAGATATCCCGCTACACCGATCCGCTCGGCGTCATCGTCACGGTGCGGCCCTTGCGCGAGGAGGCCGTCACCGCGTCGGCGGCTCCCAGCCACCTCTTGTCGGTGTACGGCGCCGATCGGCCAGGCATCGTCCACGGCGTCACGCAGTTGCTCTTCGATCGCGGCATCAACATCACCGAGCTCAACACGCGCCTGGTGGGGCGGGCCCAGGCGCCCGTCTACGCCATGCTCATGGAGCTGGCGCTCCCCGCCGGCACCGGCTCCGCGGAGCTGGAGGCCGACCTGCGCGAGCTGGCCGGGCGCCTGGCGGTGGACGTCTCCCTGCGCCCCCTTGACGCCGAGGCGCTCTAGGCTAGTGGTCCGGGAGGTCCTGGTCTATCCGGCCCCGGGGCTCAAGGCCGTGGCCGCGCCGCTATCGGCAATCGACGGGGTGGCCGCCGGCCTCGCCGCGGACATGATCGACACCTTGCGAAGCTTCCCGGGCTGCGTGGGGCTGGCGGCGCCCCAGATCGGCGTGGCGTTGCGCGCCGTGGTCTTCGATCTCTCCGGCCACCGGAAGGCGCGGAGCTGCCATGGCCTGGTCGTGCTCTTCAATCCCGAACTGGTCCTGGCCGAAGGCTCGGAAGTCATGCGGGAGGGATGCCTGTCGCTGCCCGACCTGACGGCAAACGTCCGGCGCGCCACCGACATCGTGGTGCGAGGGTTGTCCCGCGACGGGGAAGAGATCGTCATCCACGCCGATGCGTTCGAGGCCCGGGTGATCCTGCATGAGATGGACCATCTCGACGGCTACCTCTTCCTCGACCGCGTGGCCTCCCTCAAGCACGACCTATTCCAGCGCAAGGTATACAGGTGAAACGACCAGTCGCCCTCTTCATCCTGCTGCTGCCGCTTCCGGCCCTCGCCGCGCGGCCCGATTGCTGCAAGCAGGCCGCCATCGTGAAGCCCGAGTTCGACGGCGACCTCCTGGGCGGCTTCGAGCCGAGCCCACGGGAACGCCGGGCGCAAGAGCGCGGCAAGGTGACGGTGCAGATCCGCGACACCGCAAGCGCCACGATGAAGGTCGTGCAGAGCGAGTTCGTCGTGCGCGCCCCGGTCGAGGCCGTCTGGCAGGTCGTGACCGACTACGACAGCTACCCCAAGCTCTTCGACCGCATGGAGTTCAGCGAGACCACGCTCAAGCGCGGCGACTGGGAGCACCACTACACCATCGTCCGCTACCCGTGGCCCTGGGGCAATCGCTGGGTCCACAACACGATCCACCACGATGCGGCGCGCCGCGTCGCCCGTTTCAAGCGCATCGAGGGGTCCATCCGGGAAGTGGAGGGCCGCTGGGAGCTCCGGGAAAGGTCCGCGGAATCCACGATTCTCCGCTACGGCGTACGTATGGATCCCGGACTGGAACTAATACCTACGTGGGTCGTTCCGTGGGCAACGAGCATCGTGGTACCCGATATCCTGAAATCGGTGGGGAAGGAAGCCGAAGTGCGCTGGGCACGCACCCCGAGTACCGCTCCTGGAGCCGTTCCTGGCGGAGGCACCGGGCGCGAGCCGCGCCGGCCCACGAAGGACTAGCGAGCGCGGTTCTTCACGCTTCAGTTCACACTCCGTTCACCGTGTAGCCATGGATCGTTCACCAGAAACCGGCATGTTGAGCTCCGCAAGCAAGCGTTAGGCGCCTGCCATCCAGAAGGAGCTGAGAATGGGCGAGCGGTTGCGCCCGGGCCTGTTGATGGGCCGCGATCTGGTACGGCCCGGGGCGTGGATCCCGTTGATCCGCGGCGGCACCCGCCTGACGCCGATCATCATCGAACGCGTCATGCTGCTGGGCCTCGAAGCCGAAGCCCTCGACTGCGTCGACTGGTCGGCGCGCGTCCGCCTCGACGTCTCGGAAGACGACACCTTCGTGCCGGTGAGGCCCCTGGGCGACTCGCGCCGCCATCCGGCGGCGCACGCCGACTCGTGCGATCTCCCGAGCTTCCTGCAGGCCCAGGAGGTCGAGATCCTCCACGACGCCCTGCGCGGCGGATGCCTCCCGTCGGTCGTGCGGGGAGTGGTCGAACGCATGGACCGGCGCCTCGAGTTCGCCCCGCCCTCGACCGAGTTCCGCGTCCGGAGCACGTTTCTCCTCAGCCACCCGCTGAACGTCATGACCCTCAGCATGGCGGTGGGCAAGAGCCTGGGCTTCAAGGGCGACGCCTTGTTCGAACTGGCGACCGGCGCCCTGCTGCATGAAGCCGACGCCGACAGCCTGGAACTCAACGACGGTCTGGCGCGCCTGGCGGCGGTCGGAAAGGTGCGCGAACTCCTGCGCCGCCACGCCGACTGGAAGCAGGGGACGGGCCTGGTAGAGGTGGGCGGCGACCGGCCCCTGCCGCATCCGGCCGACGTCCTGGCAGTGGCCGACACCTACGACACCATGCTGGCCGATCGGCCCTCCGCCCGCCGCATGCCGCCAGGCGTGGCTCACCGCGCCATAGCGGCCATGGCCGGCCGGCGCTTCGAGGATCGGACGGCTCTGGCTTTCGCCAGGCGCGTTCAGCCCTATCCGGTGGGGACAAGCGTCCGGTTGACCGACCGGCGGGAAGCCAGGGTCGTGGACGTCTCCGCCGCGGATCCGCTCCGCCCGGTCGTCGTGGTGGCGGGCGAGCGCATCGACCTCACGCGGGCCGGCGGCCTGGCCATCGCCGACGTGTGCGTCCGCCGCAAGGAGGAGCGGACCTCCCTGAGCCTGCCGGTGAAGCTGCGCCTGGACGATCGCGACGCCATCTGGGCCATGCTGGTGGACGTCTCGGACCATGGCGCCTGCATCGAGGTGGACGGCAGTCCCGAGACGGCTTGCCGCGCCGAGATCGAGCTGTCGGCGCCGCGGCGCGCCGCGTTGCGGGCGCCCGCCCTCGTGTGCTGGATGCGCCCGGCGGGCGACAGCACGACCCGCATCGGGCTGCATGCCCCGGCCGGCGGCCTGCGGCGCGAGGCCCTCGCCTACGACTCGGCGGCCTGCTGATCGGCCAGCCA is part of the Candidatus Tanganyikabacteria bacterium genome and harbors:
- a CDS encoding Mov34/MPN/PAD-1 family protein; the encoded protein is MPVEVAVRAAALAAARRHGDGSPGREVGGILYGRCVRRDDCYAVEICAALPARDAAGSAVHLVFTPAAWEHVFAGRAALEPDLEIVGWYHTHPGLGVFLSGTDRRTHATWFGRPWQVAMVLDPLADEAGLFSGSGEAIACRVVREAGETPALPGAGRTPALP
- a CDS encoding ThiF family adenylyltransferase produces the protein MTFALPDRSRFARHRQIAGWDQERLAAATVLVAGCGALGNEAAKNLALLGVGRLILVDFDRIEESNLVRSVLFRPGDVGRPKAAVAAERLADLHPEGRFVPLAGDLWCDVGLGLVRAARLAVGCLDSVNARFALNRLAMRAGTPWLDGGLGVAACQVARYDPRAGACYECHMTPEMSRRFAERFSCAGLARQGRGGGVPTTAVSAALAGALLAGEAVAILHGQDGGLRPGQRLTAQLAPYRLEVDDLPGNPDCCAHGVLGPVESAGAPHGVSARDLLGGEEGAVELGFELVTALVCVRCGPEAVLVPRPRLRREDALCPGCGNERAVDWVSWIESEMSIADRPLHELGVPAHHVVRVHGTRTRDVLLGGTLL
- a CDS encoding ACT domain-containing protein; translated protein: MPHFALTAIGEDQPGIVSAVTEPLARLGCNLEDSSSCILRGHFAVMLILAAPAGLEAAGIAAEISRYTDPLGVIVTVRPLREEAVTASAAPSHLLSVYGADRPGIVHGVTQLLFDRGINITELNTRLVGRAQAPVYAMLMELALPAGTGSAELEADLRELAGRLAVDVSLRPLDAEAL
- the def gene encoding peptide deformylase, translating into MTPRRSRLVVREVLVYPAPGLKAVAAPLSAIDGVAAGLAADMIDTLRSFPGCVGLAAPQIGVALRAVVFDLSGHRKARSCHGLVVLFNPELVLAEGSEVMREGCLSLPDLTANVRRATDIVVRGLSRDGEEIVIHADAFEARVILHEMDHLDGYLFLDRVASLKHDLFQRKVYR
- a CDS encoding PilZ domain-containing protein is translated as MGERLRPGLLMGRDLVRPGAWIPLIRGGTRLTPIIIERVMLLGLEAEALDCVDWSARVRLDVSEDDTFVPVRPLGDSRRHPAAHADSCDLPSFLQAQEVEILHDALRGGCLPSVVRGVVERMDRRLEFAPPSTEFRVRSTFLLSHPLNVMTLSMAVGKSLGFKGDALFELATGALLHEADADSLELNDGLARLAAVGKVRELLRRHADWKQGTGLVEVGGDRPLPHPADVLAVADTYDTMLADRPSARRMPPGVAHRAIAAMAGRRFEDRTALAFARRVQPYPVGTSVRLTDRREARVVDVSAADPLRPVVVVAGERIDLTRAGGLAIADVCVRRKEERTSLSLPVKLRLDDRDAIWAMLVDVSDHGACIEVDGSPETACRAEIELSAPRRAALRAPALVCWMRPAGDSTTRIGLHAPAGGLRREALAYDSAAC